A single window of Caldicellulosiruptor bescii DSM 6725 DNA harbors:
- a CDS encoding type Z 30S ribosomal protein S14 gives MARKALIIKQQRPQKFSTRYYNRCKICGRPRAYLRKFGVCRLCFRKLAHNGEIPGVKKASW, from the coding sequence ATGGCAAGGAAAGCTCTTATTATAAAACAGCAAAGACCTCAAAAGTTCTCCACAAGGTATTACAATAGGTGTAAGATATGCGGAAGACCAAGAGCGTATTTAAGAAAGTTTGGGGTTTGCAGACTGTGCTTTAGAAAGCTTGCTCATAATGGAGAGATACCGGGTGTTAAGAAAGCGAGCTGGTAA
- the rplE gene encoding 50S ribosomal protein L5: MAPRLKEKYFQEVVPAMMQKFGYKNVMQVPRLAKIVVNIGLGEGKDNPKAMEAAVNDLMAITGQKPVVTRAKKSIANFKLRKGMPIGCMVTLRGDRMYEFLDKMINLALPRVRDFRGVSDKSFDGRGNYSIGFKEQLVFPEIDYDKVDKIRGLEVTIVTSAKTDEEAKELLRLLGMPFAS; the protein is encoded by the coding sequence ATGGCACCAAGACTCAAAGAAAAGTATTTTCAAGAAGTTGTTCCTGCTATGATGCAAAAGTTCGGATACAAAAATGTTATGCAAGTTCCAAGACTTGCAAAGATTGTTGTAAATATTGGACTTGGAGAAGGGAAAGACAATCCTAAGGCAATGGAAGCTGCGGTAAATGATTTGATGGCAATTACTGGGCAAAAACCAGTGGTCACACGTGCTAAAAAGTCTATAGCAAACTTTAAGCTCAGAAAAGGAATGCCAATAGGTTGCATGGTAACGTTAAGAGGCGATAGAATGTATGAATTTTTAGATAAGATGATAAATCTTGCTCTCCCAAGAGTGAGGGACTTTAGAGGTGTGTCAGATAAATCTTTCGATGGTCGAGGAAATTATTCAATAGGATTTAAAGAACAGCTTGTTTTTCCTGAGATTGATTATGACAAGGTAGATAAGATAAGAGGACTTGAAGTTACTATTGTAACCTCAGCAAAGACTGACGAAGAAGCTAAAGAGCTTTTGAGACTTTTAGGAATGCCATTTGCAAGTTAA
- the rplX gene encoding 50S ribosomal protein L24: MPNKVHVKKGDTVVVISGKYKGKQGKVLTVLPKDKKVVVEGVNIVKKHVRPNPKMPQGGIITQEAPIWACKVMLVCPKCGKPTRIGHRFIQEGEEERKVRACKKCGEIID, encoded by the coding sequence ATGCCAAACAAGGTTCATGTAAAAAAAGGGGATACTGTTGTAGTTATCTCAGGCAAATATAAAGGCAAACAAGGAAAGGTACTTACAGTATTGCCAAAAGATAAAAAAGTTGTAGTTGAAGGTGTTAACATAGTTAAAAAGCATGTAAGGCCAAATCCAAAAATGCCACAGGGTGGTATAATAACTCAAGAAGCGCCTATTTGGGCGTGCAAGGTAATGCTTGTATGTCCAAAGTGTGGCAAACCAACAAGGATTGGTCACAGGTTTATCCAAGAAGGTGAAGAGGAAAGAAAAGTCAGAGCATGTAAAAAATGCGGTGAGATAATTGACTAA
- the rplN gene encoding 50S ribosomal protein L14: MIQPQSRLKVADNTGAKEVMCIRVLGGSNRKFANIGDVIVCSVKDATPGGVVKKGDVVKAVIVRTRKGVRREDGTYIRFDDNAAVLIREDGTPRGTRIFGPVARELRDKDFMKIVSLAPEVL; this comes from the coding sequence ATGATCCAACCACAGTCAAGGCTGAAGGTTGCTGACAACACAGGTGCGAAGGAAGTAATGTGTATAAGAGTTTTAGGTGGTTCTAATAGAAAGTTTGCAAATATAGGAGATGTAATAGTTTGTTCTGTCAAAGATGCAACACCAGGTGGCGTTGTAAAGAAAGGTGACGTTGTAAAAGCAGTTATTGTAAGGACACGCAAAGGTGTAAGAAGAGAGGATGGGACATATATAAGATTTGATGATAATGCTGCAGTGTTAATAAGAGAAGATGGAACTCCAAGAGGAACACGTATTTTTGGACCTGTTGCGAGAGAGCTTCGTGACAAGGATTTTATGAAGATAGTATCTCTTGCACCGGAAGTTCTATAA
- the rpsQ gene encoding 30S ribosomal protein S17, giving the protein MEQKRGMRKTRVGVVVSDKMDKTVVVAVERHVQHPLYKKTIKRTTKFKAHDENNECRVGDKVLIMETRPLSKEKRWRVVQILERAK; this is encoded by the coding sequence GGAGCAAAAAAGAGGAATGAGAAAAACAAGAGTTGGTGTTGTTGTAAGTGACAAAATGGATAAAACAGTAGTAGTTGCAGTTGAAAGGCATGTTCAACATCCTCTTTATAAAAAGACTATAAAGAGAACAACAAAGTTCAAAGCTCATGATGAGAACAATGAGTGCAGAGTTGGAGATAAGGTTTTGATTATGGAGACAAGACCACTTTCTAAAGAAAAAAGATGGAGAGTTGTTCAAATCTTGGAAAGGGCAAAATAA